From the genome of Corallococcus macrosporus DSM 14697:
GTCACCCTGGTGGACCTGGACCCGGCGATTACCGGGCTGGCGACGAACTTCGAGGAGCTGGTGAAGCTGAACCGCCACGCCCTGACGGACCCGCGGGTGCGGGTGGTCAACGGGGACGCGATGCAGTTCCTCTCCGAGAGCACCGCGCGATACGACGTGGTGGTGGTGGACTTCCCGGACCCGAACAACTTCGCGCTGGGCAAGCTGTACACCACGGGCTTCTACAAGCTGCTGAAGAAGCGCATCGCGCCAGAGGGCGTGGCGGTGGTGCAGAGCACCAGCCCGCTGTTCGCCCGGCGCTCCTTCTGGTGCGTGGAGACGACGCTGCGGGCCGCGGGCTTCTGGACGGAGCCGTACCACGCGCTGGTGCCTTCGTTCGGCGAGTGGGGCTACGTGCTGATTGCGCACGAGGCGCCCGGCCGGCAGCGGCCGCTGCCCGAAGGGCTGCTCTTCCTGGACGACGCGACGATGGCGTCGCTCACCCAGTTTCCCCCGGACATGGGCCCCCTGCCCACGGAGGTGAACCGGCTGAACAACCAGGTGCTGGTGCACTACTACGAAGCGGAGTGGCAGCGGTGGAACTGACGCGGCGGGAGCTGGTCGCCGCGTTCCTGGGTTCCGCGGTGGCCGCCAGCGCGTGCCGCAAGGCGCGTCCGCGAGCGCGGGTGCCGGGCGCGGTGGTGGACAAGGCGGTGGAGGTGGGGCACCAGCTTCGCGGCGGGCCGCTGCCTCGCGCGGACCTCGTGGAGCCCGTGGAGGTGCTGGTGGTGGGCGCGGGCGTGGCGGGCCTGTCCGCGGCCTGGCGGCTGGCGGGCGCGGGCGTGCGAGGCGTGCGCGTGCTGGAGCTGGAGGCGGAGCCCGGCGGCACGTCCCGCTCCGGGCGCAACGCCGTCACCGCGTACCCGTGGGGCGCGCACTACCTGCCGGCGCCGCTGGAGGACCGGGGCCCTGTCGTCCGGCTGCTGCGGGAGCTGGGCGCCGTGGCCGGCGTGGATGACGCGGGCCGGCCACACTATGAGGAGTCGCTGCTCATCCACGAGCCGGAGGAGCGCTTCTTCTACCGGGGCCACTGGTACGAAGGGCTCTACCTGCACGCGGGCGCCAGCGCGGAGGACCTGCAGGAGCTGCGGCGCTTCGAGGCGCGGATGAACGGCTTCGCCGCCGCGCGGGACGCGAAGGGGCGCAGGGCCTTCGCGGTGCCCTCCGGCCTGTCCAGCGACGACGCGGAGTGGACGGCGCTGGACGCGCTGAGCATGGCGGCGTGGCTTGCGCGCGAGGGCTTTCGTTCGCCGCGGCTGAAGTGGGTGGTGGACTACGCGTGCCGCGACGACTTCGGCACCACCGCCGAGCACGTCTCCGCCTGGGCCGGCATCTGGTACTTCACCGCGCGGCAGGACGGGAACGGGGAGCGCAGCGAGGGCTACCTGAGCTGGCCCGAAGGCAACGGCCGGCTGGTGCGGCAGTTGGTGTCCGCGCTGCCGCACGGCGCGGTGGAGCGCAACGTGCTGGTGCACACCGTGGCGCCTGTGGAGGGGGGCTGCCGCGTGGACGCGCTGGAGGCGGGCACGGGCAGGCCCCGGGCCTTCCTGGCGAAGCAGGTGGTGCTGGCGTGCCCGCGCTTCATCGCGGCGCACGTGGTGGCGCCGTGGCGGCGCGAGCGGCCGGCCTGGCTGGGAAGCTTCACGTATGGGCCGTGGGTGGTGGCGAACCTGACGCTGTCCTCGCCGCCGCGCTCGCGGGGCTTCCCGCTGGCCTGGGACAACGTCTTCTATGAGAGCCGCAGCCTGGGCTACGTGGTGGCCACGCACCAGACGCTGCGCCAGGACGAGCAGGGCCCCACGGTGCTCACCTGGTACCTGCCCATGGACGGCGCGGACGTGAAGGCGGAGCGGGAGAAGGCGCTGTCGGCCAGCTACGCGGACTGGGAGGCGCTGGTGATGGCGGACATGCTGCCCGCGCACCCGGGCATCGCCGAACAGGCGCGGCGGCTGGAGGTCCAGCGCTGGGGCCACGCCATGGTGCGGCCGTCGCCGGGCTTCATGTGGGGTGCGGCGAAGCAGGCCGCGGCGGAGAGCCTGGGGCGCTCGCTGCACTTCGCGCACTCCGATTTGGGCGGCATGGGCCTCTTCGAGGAGGCGAACTGGTTCGGCGTGCGGGCCGCGGAGCGCGTGCTGGCGGAGCTGGGCCGGCGCGAGGCGAGCTGGCTCTAGCCCGCCTGGCGGTGCCCGCCTGGAGGACAGGGGGCGCTGTCGGGTCGCATGCATATCTCCCTCCTCGAGGAGGCCGGGTGCGTCCGCGCCCGCGCGCCCCAAGGAGGCCGCATCATGTCGCTCAAGGAATACCCGCCTGGAACCTCGTTCCCCGGCGTCATCGGCCGGACGGATGAGGAGTCCTCGCCTGCCTGGCCCGCGCCGCTGCGCGCGAAGCCCGGGGCACCCAACGTCCTCTTCATCGTCCTGGACGACACTGGCTTCGGCCAGCTCGGCTGTTATGGCTCGCCCATCCGCACGCCGAACCTGGACCGGCTGGCGAAGGGCGGGCTGCTCTACAACAACATGCACACCACCGCGCTCTGCTCGCCCACGCGCTCGTGCATCCTCACCGGCCGCAACCACCACTCCAATGGCATGGCGGCCATCACCGAAATCTCCGTGGGCTACCCTGGCCGCAACGGCAGCATCCCCTTCGAGAACGGCTTCCTGTCGGAGATGCTGGCGGGGCACGGCTACAACACGTACTGCGTGGGCAAGTGGCACCTCACGCCCGCGGAGCAGACGAGCGCCGCCGGACCCTACTCGCGCTGGCCGCTGGGGCGCGGCTTCGAGCGCTACTACGGCTTCCTCGGCGGCGACACGCACCAGTACTACCCGGACCTCGTGCACGACAACCACCAGGTCCGGCCGCCGAAGACTCCAGAGGAGGGCTACCACCTGACGGAGGACCTGGTGGACCGCGCCATCGGCTTCATCGCTGACGCGAAGCAGGTGGCGCCCGACAAGCCCTTCTTCCTCTACTTCTGCACCGGCGCCATGCACGCGCCCCACCATGTCCCGCGCGAGTGGGCGGACCGCTACAAGGGCCAGTTCGACGACGGCTGGGACGCCTACCGCGAGAAGGTCTTCCAGCGGCAGCTCGCCACGGGCGTGGTGCCTCCGGGCACCCAACTGTCCCGCCACGACCCGGACGTGCAGGCGTGGGCCGGCCTGTCGCCCGAGGAGCGGCGGCTCTATGCGCGGATGATGGAGGTGTTCGCGGGCTTCCTGGAGCACACGGACCACCACATCGGCCGGCTCATCCAGTCACTGGAGGACAGCGGCGAGCTGGAGAACACGCTCATCATGGTCATCTCCGACAATGGCGCCAGCCCGGAGGGCGGCCTGCACGGCTCCGTCAACGAGCTGAAGTTCTTCAACAACACGCCGGAGTCGCTGGAGCAGAACCTGGAGGCGATGGACGACCTGGGCGGCCCCCGCCACTTCAACCACTACCCCTGGGGCTGGGCCTGGGCGGGCAACACGCCCTTCAAGCGGTGGAAGCGCGAGACGTACCGGGGCGGCACCACCGACCCGTTCATCGTCCACTGGCCTCGCGGCCTCCAGGCGCGGGGCGAGGTCCGCTCACAGTACTGCCACGCCATCGACATGGTGCCCACGGTGCTGGACTGCCTGGGCATCGAGGCGCCCACGGAGATTCGCGGCGTCACGCAGTCGCCCATCGAAGGCGTCAGCTTCAAGCACACCTTCCATGACGCGGACGCGGAGAGCCGGCACCACACGCAGTACTTCGAGATGTTCAGCCACCGGGCGCTGTACCACGACGGGTGGCGCGCGGTGTGTCCGTTCCCGGGGCCCTCCTTCACGGAGTCGAAGGAGCAGTTCGGCACGCTGAAGCTGACCGAGGCGAAGCTGCGCGAGCTCGATACGGAGGGCTGGGAGCTGTACCACGTGGCGGAGGACTGCTCGGAGACGCGCAACGTGGCCGCGCGGGAGCGCGACAAGCTCATCGAGCTGATTGCCCGCTGGTACGTCGAGGCGGGCCGCTACGACGTATTCCCCCTGATAACGCCGTCCCGCGAGCTCTTCGCCGTGGAGCGCCCGCAGCTCACCCGGGAGCGGGAGCGCTACGTCTACTGGCCCAACACCTCACCCGCGCCGGAGAACGTGGCGGTGCACGTCCTCAACCGCGCCCACGCCATCACCACGCGCGTGGAGGTGGAGGACGGCGTGGAGGGCGTGCTGCTGTGCCACGGCGGCTTGACGGGCGGGTACTCGCTGTTCATCAAGGACCGCAGGCTGCACTACGTCTACAACTTCGTGGGCGAGAAGGAGTTCCACCTGGAGTCCGCCGTGGACGTGCCGCGGGGCCCCGTGGAGCTGCGCTTCGAGTTCCAGCCCATGGGGGCGCCCGACCTGCCCGCAGGACTGGGCTCGCCAGGACTGGGGCGCCTGTTCATCAATGGCGACCTGGTGGCCCAGCGCGACATCTCGGAGACCATGCCGCTGATCATCAGCCTGGGGGAGGGGCTGACGTGTGGACGTGACGAGAACTCGCCGGTGAGTCAGCAGTACCAGCCGCCCTTCGCGTTCAAGGGCGGGACGCTGACGGAGGTGGTGGTGGACGTGTCTGGCGAGCACATCCATGACCCGGTGACGGAGACGAACACGGTCATGGCGCGGCAGTAGGCGCGTGGGCGTAGGGCGGCTCAGGGCGGCCAGGTGACGTCACAGCGCGCATCGGCGCCGCGGACGAGGTCCTCGGCCACCGAGCGCAGCAGCACGGAGCCCGTGAGCGTGGCGCCTTCCTCGTCAGGCGCCTGCTTGCCCTGGGTGAGCCACGCGGCCACGCGGCCCAGGCTCGCGGCGGTCACCACGTGCAGCCGGACGTTGATGCGCACCTGGTAGCGCGCGTCCGGTTCAGGCCTTTCCTCCAGGGACCACGCCACGCGCTCCAGGGTCAGCGCGGACGGGCCTTCGGGCAGCGGGCGCCCATCCAGCACGTAGGCTCCGTTGGAGAACGCGAGCACCTGCGTCACTCGCGCCGTCTCCACCCTCGCGTCGAACCAGACGGTGTTGCGCCGCCAGAGCGTCAGCTCCACCTCCAGCTTCCCCGCCATGCCCAGCCGCACCAGCCGGTCCAGTTCGGGGGAGACGAAGTCGAAGGCCTCGGAGCGGACCATGACGCGCCGTCCGGACAGGGTGGCGGTGCAGGTGGCGCGCGGCTCCTCTGCATGGACGGTGGACGCGTACAGGCTCGCCACGGCGACGAGCGCCGTGCCGAGCCTGCGTCCCACGCGTGTGAGCGGCCAGTCCATGCGTTTTAGAAGGTCCGCTGGAAGAGCAGCCGCGCCTCGGGCGTGGCGGTGGCGCGTTCATCGGTCCGCCACGCGACGTCGAAGCGCACGCTGTCGCCCAGGAGGAGGCTGGCGCCCAGGCCCAGCCGCGCGTCCGTCCAGGCGGCATCCGTCCGCACCGTGCCCAGGTCCGCGAAGACGCCCAGGGCGCTCCAGCGGTACTCCGCGGTGGTGAGCACGGACACGTCGCCGCGGTACTCCTTGAAGCCATAGCCACGCAGCGCCGTCCACCCGCCCAGCGCCTCGCGCTTCTGTTCCGGCAGGCGGCTGCCGCCCGCGCTGCGCACACGCAGTGACACGCCGGAATCCCAGCCGGTGGGGACCTCCAGCGCGATGTCGCTCACCAGCTTCCAGAAGCGCGTGTCAGCGCCCTCGCTCCCAGGGCCGGTGCCCACCTCCAGCGTGAGCAGGCCTCGCAGCGAGGCGCGGCGCTCCCAGTCTCCCTCCCGGTCGAAGAGCGACGTCTCCGGCGTGCGGAACAGCGAGCCCACGGACGCGGCGGCGGGCACGTTGCTGGCGTACTCCATGCGCACCACCACGGAGTCGAAGCGGCCCTCGGTGACGGGCGAGTTGGTGAAGGGCGCCGAGTCGTTCCGGAACAGGGAGAAGGGGGGCGTGAAGCTGCGCATCGACTCGTACCGGTCGGTGCGGTACTCGACGCCCGCGAGGAAGTCCTCCGCCCAGCGCCAGGTGGCGAAGGCCGTGAGGCCCTTGCGGCGGAAGTATTCGCGGTCCGGCCGGTTGATGAGGGCCGAGTAGAGCGACGAGTCGATGTCCCCCATGCGCCACCGGTCCAGCGTGTCGGTGAAGTCGTAGACCTGCGCGCCCAGCTCGGCGAGCCCCACCTTCGGCACCTGGAGCTTCGCGCCGCCCAGCATGTTGACCCGGCGCTGGCGCCGCGTGCCCTCCGGGTCATCCGGCAGGGACTGGCCGCCCCACCGCAGCGGGATGGTGAGCGCGGCGTCCACGGTGGCGTGCGCGCGGTCCTTCGCGTCCCAGAGGCGCAGCCGCCCCGCCAGGCCCGGCGAGAAGCCCGTCACCTGCGTGTGCATGGGGAGCAGGTCCACGTCGAAGTCCGGCCGCCGCGGGCGCAGGTGCACCACCAGCTTCTTGCCCTCCAGGGTGATGCTCTCGGAGGCGCTCACGTCGTCCCACCAGTCAGCGAACTGCTTCCAGTTCACCTCGAACTCCACCCGCTCGCGGTGACGGGGCTTCTCGCGCGGCAGCTCCTGCGTGTGGTAGGCGCGGGTGCCGTCCGGCTCGCGCGTTTCGATGATGCGGGCGCGCGGGGGCCGCGTGCCTTCGTCGTCATCGACGTCCGCGGGCTCCAGGAAAGGGAGACGGGACTCCAGCCGCTGCACGGCGCGCCTCGCGTCGCTGCGGAGGAACACGGTGCCGGGCTTGAGGTCCAGCGCGTCCTGGACCCGCGCGGCGATGTCCGCGTCCACGCCGCGCACCTCGACGGCCTCGAGCCGGCCCTCGTCCACCGTCACCACCAGCTTGCCGTCCGGCGACCACACCGCGGACAGGCTCGCGAGCATGTAGCCGTCATCCCGCAGGCGCTTCAGCGTGCGCTCCAGGCCGTGGGCCACGCCGCCCAGGAGGATGCCGGGGCGCAGCGTGTCGCGCTCCAGCCGGGCCACCCAGTCGCGCGGCGGGTATCGCGGCGGGCAGGGGCGGACGATGGAGAGCGTGCCGCGCCGTGAGTCCACGCGCAGCGTGGCGGTGAAGGACTCGTCGTCCTCATCCTCGGTGGGGAAGCGGTGGGGGAGCCGCAGCAGCTCGTCGAGAATCTCGGAGGACTGCAGGTCCTGGAGCCCTTCCACCTCCACGGCGGTGACGACGGGGTTCTCCTCCAGGTGGACTTCGAGGACCGCGGGTTGCGGCGCCTCGGCCACGCGCACGCGCGGCTCCACGCGGGCGAACAGGCCCGAGCGCGCGAGCCGCCGGAGGAGCTGGTGGACCTCCCTGCCGCTCAGCAGCACCTGCGAATCCGCGGGAGGCGCGCCGATGTAGGTCCGCACCTGCGCCTCCGTCAGCCAGCGGAGCCCGTGCAGTTCGATGCGCCCGGGCGTGAGCAGGCGCCCGTCCACGGTGAGCTGGAGCGGCGACAGCACGCCGCTGTCGTCCGGACCCTCTTCCCCCGCGTCCTCGAAGTCGTCGGGGCACGCGCTGCGCTGCGCCTTGTGGGACTCAGCGCGGGTGGGGGCCGCGGTCGCTGCGTCGTCCTCGCGGCGGCCCTGGGGCTGCGCGCTCCGAGCGTCATCCGGCGTCACCGAGCCATCTTCGCGGCGGCCCTGTGTCTGCGTGCCGCGAGTGTCATCCGGCGTCACCGGAGTGCTCACGGAGGGCGTGTTGGCGGGCCGCGTTTCCTCCGGAGCGGCGCTGGCCGGAGGGGCCGGTGGGGGAGAGGACGCCGCCGCCGGCGGCGCGGGCTGAGCCAGCGCGGTGGTGGCGAGGAAGCAGAGGATGAGCGCGAGACGGTTCATGCACGCAGGGAGAGCACGTGCCGTTCCACCTGGAGGTGTCGGGCAAGTACCTGAAAGGACGAGGGCCGAGCAGCCATGCCGATGTCACGGACACATCCGGATGTCGAGTCGTGATGTGATACTGACATCGACGCTGGCGATTGCGCCCGGCCGTCCGGCACCCGCCCTGGAGGCATGGGGACCAGGTCGTCCAGGGCTGGCGCGAGCAGGCCCCGTTTCGCCACTTCGGAGTCGTCACGCGGGTGCTGTCCGCGCCCACGGGGCTGGGCCTGTTCGATGGGCTCACCTGCACCCATGACGCGCCGACCTCGGGGCCTACGCCACGCGCAGGCTACCGCATTTCCTTCCTCGTGGGCCTGGCGCCAGCCCGGGGGATTGCTGTTCGGAAATGTCGGGGGTTTTGGCGCCGCAAATGTCCCGACATTTCCGAACAGCGAGCTCCTTGAGTGCGCCCGGTCCTCAGGGTGTCTCGCCTCAGGTCGCCTTGGGATTCGATGACGCCGATGGGCGCTCGGCACGTGTGGGTGGCCAGCGCCTCCCAGCCGGCCCACTGGCCTCGCTCGCGCGGGTCGGGCGACTGGGGATTGGACATGGCAGGCGGTACCTTCAATCAGTCGCCTCCGCCTGCCCGCTTCATCCGCACACCGTCAAGGGATGGCGGGTTTGGGGAGACTCACTCCAGAGAGGTAGATGTGTCGGGTTGTTCTTTTCTCGCCCCGCGTGTGGAGTGCGCTGGCAATCCTTGTCATCGGGGGAGGAAGAAATCCAAATGTACGAATATCATGTGGATGCGTTTGTCCCGCCTGCGGCTGGCTGTGGAAGCGCGGAGAGCGGCTGGAGCCCCAAGCGTTGCGGAGACTTCGCCCAGTTCCTGAACAGCTACGCAGCGAAGGGATGGAAGCTGCACTCCAGCGAGTACCGTCAGGTCACGATGAACAAGGGGTGCGGGAGCAATACGGGCTCGTGGCTCGTTTGCGTCTTCGAGCGGCAGAGGCCCGAATGAGCTCGGTGCCCCCATGGGAGGGGAATTCGTACTCCGCGTTGGCGCTCCATCCGCCGCGAGCGCGCCAGTCTGGAGAGGCCCTGGCCGTGGAGGCGTCACGGTTCCCGTGGTGGCTCAATCCACTGGCCTGGCTCGCCGTCGGGCTCATCCTCGTCTATCGGCGAGCCGTGCCGGCGGCCTGGAAGCGTCAGTGCATCTACACACCGACGTGCTCACGCTACGGTTTGCGGGCCATCCAGAAGTACGGCCTCTTTCGAGGCGCCCTTCGGACGTGGGGCCGCATCCGGCGCTGCAACGGCGTGCTGTACCTGGGCGGGCAGGACGCGCCGTAGCCCGCGGCGCGCTTCACGCCTCGCCGCGGGTGAACTCCGCCTCGTGCTGCGTCCACCAGTCCAGCCAACCCCGCCGGGTGGCGTCGAGCTTGCCCACGACGCCGTCACCGTACGTATCGATGCCGGTGATGCGGCGCAGGACGGCGCCCCAGAAGAGGCTGCCTTCGCGGTAGCGCTCGATGACGAACGGCACGGCGGGGCGCCCCAGGGCGACGAGGGACTCGAAGCTGGGGTGGTTCAGGAAGACGAAGGGGTTGGATGCCTCGCGGTGCGCGGCGCAGTGTGCTTCCCACTCCTGGGCGAGCCGGTCGAAGCGGGCGGCGACATCACTCATGAGGCATTCACCGGGGGCTGACGGGGGCGCACATAGACGCGCACCGGCTCACCATACGAAGGACCGCTGAGGTCGTCAGCGCTGTTGTGCCGGATGAGGGGCTGGGTACCAATCTTGCTCGTGAAGCGGCCCTGCTCGTCCATCAGCGCACCGTGCGTCACCTCGAGCGGGCCCGTGCCGCTCCTCGGCTCGAGGCCGTAGATGACGACCTTCTCCAGGTTCGGGTCGTGGCTGAGGTCCACGGTGTCCAGGGGCTTGAAGCCCTGGTCCGCGTACAGCTTGTCGAAGTCCTCCACCTTCGTGCCCGGCCACACCCATTCGTCGCGGACGCCCAGCGTCCAGGCGATGCAGTTGTAGCGCTGCGTGGAGGGGCCGATGCCCACGAACTTCTCCTCGGTGAGGTTGGGGAAGCTCTTGCTGCGGAGCATCTCCGCCTTCCAGCCCGGGTCCGCGTCGTCGCGCGCGGTGCCGATGTCGAACTGGAAGTTCTTCCCGAAGGACGAGTCCCAGCCCGTGGCGCCTTCGCCCTGGCCCTTGAACCAGAGCGACATCTGCGTCGCCTCCAGGGGAATCTTGAGGGACGGCATGAACATCGCGCCCGGCTTGCCCTCCGCGTCCGGCGTCACGGTGAGCGGCACGTCGATGGGCGGCTCGCCGTTGAAGGACACGGAGGCCACCACGTCCGAGGGCGTCTTGCCGATGAGCTCGGCGAGCCGGTCCTTGTCGTAGGCGAGCTTCAGCGTGTCGCCCGCGCGCAGCGAGCCCTCCACCGTCGTCTTCCAGTCATCCGAGAAGACCACCGTGGCCGCTTCCGGCGGCGCCACCGCGGCGTCGTAGCTGGGGTCCCACTGGTTGCTGACCCGGCCGCTCGCGTCGGTGGTCCGGATGGACATGCGCACCAGGCCGAAGGCGTCCTGGGGCAGCTCGAAGGTCGCCGGAATCGTGTTCAGCTTGCCGGTGGCCGGGTCCCGGGTGCCGTCGGAGAGGGGGATGGCCGTCTCGGTGCCGCCCGGCACCGTGCGCCACACCAGCTCCAGCTTCTCCGTGGACTTCATGACGCGCGACGGGTCGAGCGTCACCGTCAGCGGCTTGCCGGCCTCGGCGTGGAAGGAAGGCCCGCGTCCGCTGCCCGGAGGAAGCGCGACGCTGCCCTGGCCGTCCACGAAGGCCGTTCCACCGCGCTGGCCGTTGGCGCCGAAGTGCGCCGCGTAGCCCGTGGCCGCGTGGACCCGCGGCTGGAGGTCCGCGGCCTTCGACGGCGGCAGCTCCGCGCGGGCCGCCTGGGCGCTCGTCCCCGTCAGCAGGGAGGCCTTCCGGGCGCCGCCGCGCGTCTCGAACTGGTCGACGTGGGCCTTCGCCGCGGGCGTTCCCTGTGCGGTGGCGCGTCCGGCGCGCTCACGCTCCTGGGCGGTGGCCGCGGGCGTCGGGGTGGGGGGGACGAAGGTGGACCGGCCGATGCGGTTCGACATGGGGGACAGCACTCCCGGTGGGGGTAGACCTGGGCTCGGGCCTGGGCCCGGCTCCCATTATCGCGCGGGAGCTCCACGGGTTGCGTCGACACCCGGAGCGTGGCCTCAGGTGACGGGGAGTCCCAGGGCCTTGATGCGCCGGTAGAGGTTGCCCCGGTCCACCTGCAGCAGCCGCGCGGCGCCGGCGATGCTTTCGCCTTCCTGGAGCGCCGCGCGGATCAGCTCGCGTTCAAAATCCTCCACATGCTCGCGGTAGCTCTTCTGGCCCAGGGAGGGGCGGGCGGCCACGGCGGCGGCCCGCGGCGCGGCGACGAGCTCCGGCCCGAGCGTGAGCGGGCCCTCGCCCCGGAGCAGGTTGAGGCGCTCGATGAGGTTGCGCAGCTCGCGCACGTTGCCCGGCCACGGATAGGCGCGGAGCGCGGCCTCCGCGCCGGGGGCGAGCACGAGGGAGACCTGGGGACCGGCGAACTCGGCCGCGAAGGCGCGCGCCAGGGGGAGCAGGTCCTCCGGGCGCTCGCGCAGGGGCGGCACCTGGAGCGGCATCACGTTGAGGCGGAAGTAGAGGTCCTGCCGGAAGCGGCCCTCCTTCACCGCGCGGGCGAGGTCCTGGTGCGTGGCCGCGACGACACGCGCGTCCACCGGCACGGGCAGGGTTCCGCCCAGCCGCTCCACCTCCTTGGTCTCCAGGACGCGCAGCAGCTTGGCCTGGAGCTCCAGGGGCATGTCGCCCAGCTCGTCGAGGAACAGCGTGCCGCCGTGCGCCTGCTCGATGCGGCCCGCGCGCCGGGACAGGGCGCCGGAGAAGGCGCCCTTCTCGTGGCCGAACAGCTCGCTCTCCAGCAGGGTGGAGGGGATGGCCGCGCAGTTGACGGCGACGAGCCGGCCCTTGCGCCCCGACGCGAGGTGCAGCGCCCGCGCGACGCGCTCCTTGCC
Proteins encoded in this window:
- a CDS encoding NAD(P)/FAD-dependent oxidoreductase, which produces MELTRRELVAAFLGSAVAASACRKARPRARVPGAVVDKAVEVGHQLRGGPLPRADLVEPVEVLVVGAGVAGLSAAWRLAGAGVRGVRVLELEAEPGGTSRSGRNAVTAYPWGAHYLPAPLEDRGPVVRLLRELGAVAGVDDAGRPHYEESLLIHEPEERFFYRGHWYEGLYLHAGASAEDLQELRRFEARMNGFAAARDAKGRRAFAVPSGLSSDDAEWTALDALSMAAWLAREGFRSPRLKWVVDYACRDDFGTTAEHVSAWAGIWYFTARQDGNGERSEGYLSWPEGNGRLVRQLVSALPHGAVERNVLVHTVAPVEGGCRVDALEAGTGRPRAFLAKQVVLACPRFIAAHVVAPWRRERPAWLGSFTYGPWVVANLTLSSPPRSRGFPLAWDNVFYESRSLGYVVATHQTLRQDEQGPTVLTWYLPMDGADVKAEREKALSASYADWEALVMADMLPAHPGIAEQARRLEVQRWGHAMVRPSPGFMWGAAKQAAAESLGRSLHFAHSDLGGMGLFEEANWFGVRAAERVLAELGRREASWL
- a CDS encoding arylsulfatase; amino-acid sequence: MSLKEYPPGTSFPGVIGRTDEESSPAWPAPLRAKPGAPNVLFIVLDDTGFGQLGCYGSPIRTPNLDRLAKGGLLYNNMHTTALCSPTRSCILTGRNHHSNGMAAITEISVGYPGRNGSIPFENGFLSEMLAGHGYNTYCVGKWHLTPAEQTSAAGPYSRWPLGRGFERYYGFLGGDTHQYYPDLVHDNHQVRPPKTPEEGYHLTEDLVDRAIGFIADAKQVAPDKPFFLYFCTGAMHAPHHVPREWADRYKGQFDDGWDAYREKVFQRQLATGVVPPGTQLSRHDPDVQAWAGLSPEERRLYARMMEVFAGFLEHTDHHIGRLIQSLEDSGELENTLIMVISDNGASPEGGLHGSVNELKFFNNTPESLEQNLEAMDDLGGPRHFNHYPWGWAWAGNTPFKRWKRETYRGGTTDPFIVHWPRGLQARGEVRSQYCHAIDMVPTVLDCLGIEAPTEIRGVTQSPIEGVSFKHTFHDADAESRHHTQYFEMFSHRALYHDGWRAVCPFPGPSFTESKEQFGTLKLTEAKLRELDTEGWELYHVAEDCSETRNVAARERDKLIELIARWYVEAGRYDVFPLITPSRELFAVERPQLTRERERYVYWPNTSPAPENVAVHVLNRAHAITTRVEVEDGVEGVLLCHGGLTGGYSLFIKDRRLHYVYNFVGEKEFHLESAVDVPRGPVELRFEFQPMGAPDLPAGLGSPGLGRLFINGDLVAQRDISETMPLIISLGEGLTCGRDENSPVSQQYQPPFAFKGGTLTEVVVDVSGEHIHDPVTETNTVMARQ
- a CDS encoding DUF4390 domain-containing protein — its product is MGRRLGTALVAVASLYASTVHAEEPRATCTATLSGRRVMVRSEAFDFVSPELDRLVRLGMAGKLEVELTLWRRNTVWFDARVETARVTQVLAFSNGAYVLDGRPLPEGPSALTLERVAWSLEERPEPDARYQVRINVRLHVVTAASLGRVAAWLTQGKQAPDEEGATLTGSVLLRSVAEDLVRGADARCDVTWPP
- the yidD gene encoding membrane protein insertion efficiency factor YidD; translation: MSSVPPWEGNSYSALALHPPRARQSGEALAVEASRFPWWLNPLAWLAVGLILVYRRAVPAAWKRQCIYTPTCSRYGLRAIQKYGLFRGALRTWGRIRRCNGVLYLGGQDAP
- a CDS encoding DUF6209 family protein — protein: MSNRIGRSTFVPPTPTPAATAQERERAGRATAQGTPAAKAHVDQFETRGGARKASLLTGTSAQAARAELPPSKAADLQPRVHAATGYAAHFGANGQRGGTAFVDGQGSVALPPGSGRGPSFHAEAGKPLTVTLDPSRVMKSTEKLELVWRTVPGGTETAIPLSDGTRDPATGKLNTIPATFELPQDAFGLVRMSIRTTDASGRVSNQWDPSYDAAVAPPEAATVVFSDDWKTTVEGSLRAGDTLKLAYDKDRLAELIGKTPSDVVASVSFNGEPPIDVPLTVTPDAEGKPGAMFMPSLKIPLEATQMSLWFKGQGEGATGWDSSFGKNFQFDIGTARDDADPGWKAEMLRSKSFPNLTEEKFVGIGPSTQRYNCIAWTLGVRDEWVWPGTKVEDFDKLYADQGFKPLDTVDLSHDPNLEKVVIYGLEPRSGTGPLEVTHGALMDEQGRFTSKIGTQPLIRHNSADDLSGPSYGEPVRVYVRPRQPPVNAS
- a CDS encoding sigma-54-dependent transcriptional regulator; translation: MKPGPRILVVDDDSGVLKALRGLLSDEGFTPVEARSTAEATRALDAPEGPPAMMLLDLRMPGETGLELLARLPRPFATPVVVLSGEASPAEAVQALRLGATDFVEKPPSPERLLTAIRNALALGALQEERERLLDALARPGHLVGDSPSMAALRQLIARVGPSDTAILITGETGTGKERVARALHLASGRKGRLVAVNCAAIPSTLLESELFGHEKGAFSGALSRRAGRIEQAHGGTLFLDELGDMPLELQAKLLRVLETKEVERLGGTLPVPVDARVVAATHQDLARAVKEGRFRQDLYFRLNVMPLQVPPLRERPEDLLPLARAFAAEFAGPQVSLVLAPGAEAALRAYPWPGNVRELRNLIERLNLLRGEGPLTLGPELVAAPRAAAVAARPSLGQKSYREHVEDFERELIRAALQEGESIAGAARLLQVDRGNLYRRIKALGLPVT